A stretch of Sulfitobacter sp. THAF37 DNA encodes these proteins:
- a CDS encoding aminotransferase class III-fold pyridoxal phosphate-dependent enzyme gives MKDSNFLKEHNARNVWHPMTHPADSLANPPQIIVGGEGVEITDVDGHRTVDAVGGLWNVNLGYSCAPVKEAITAQMDKLPYYSIFRGTSNDAVIELSQMLKAFFAPDGLSRAFFTSGGSDSMEIALRLARQYHKIRGEAGRVKYLSLKKGYHGTHTLAASVNGNANFRTQYEPLMPGCFHIPAPYTYRNPFNETDPEKLAQLCLAALEDEIAFQGAETIAAFVMEPVLGAGGVIPPHHSFMPGVREICDRHGILLIADEVITAFGRTGDWTGSRHWGVKPDMSCTAKAITNGYFPFGAVMISDAIGEVFENDKTGKGAIASGYTYSGHPVGAAAAIACLHETERLQVKDNAAARGTQMFEGLTRLAEKYPLIGDVRGGHGLMSAIELTSDPATKAGVDKKLLATLHRTTYENGTMVRISGSNIILSPPLVVTEDHVTTILNALDAGLSAVS, from the coding sequence ATGAAAGATTCGAACTTCCTGAAGGAACACAACGCCCGCAATGTCTGGCATCCGATGACGCATCCGGCCGACAGCCTTGCCAATCCGCCGCAGATCATCGTCGGCGGAGAAGGGGTGGAGATCACCGATGTGGACGGGCACCGCACGGTGGACGCCGTGGGCGGCCTGTGGAACGTGAACCTGGGCTATTCCTGCGCGCCCGTGAAGGAAGCGATCACCGCGCAGATGGACAAGCTGCCCTATTACTCGATCTTTCGCGGCACCTCCAACGACGCGGTGATCGAACTCAGCCAGATGCTCAAGGCGTTCTTCGCCCCCGACGGGCTGAGCCGGGCGTTCTTTACCTCCGGCGGGTCGGATTCGATGGAGATCGCGCTGCGCCTCGCGCGGCAGTACCACAAGATCCGGGGCGAAGCGGGGCGGGTCAAGTACCTGTCGCTGAAGAAGGGCTACCACGGCACCCATACGCTGGCCGCCAGCGTCAACGGCAACGCGAATTTCCGCACCCAGTATGAACCGCTGATGCCCGGCTGTTTCCACATCCCGGCCCCCTATACCTACCGCAACCCGTTCAACGAGACCGACCCAGAGAAGCTGGCGCAGCTCTGCCTCGCGGCGCTGGAGGACGAGATTGCCTTTCAGGGCGCGGAGACCATCGCCGCCTTCGTGATGGAGCCGGTCCTGGGCGCGGGCGGCGTGATCCCGCCGCACCACAGTTTCATGCCCGGCGTGCGCGAGATCTGCGACCGCCACGGAATCTTGCTGATTGCGGACGAGGTGATTACCGCCTTCGGCCGCACCGGCGACTGGACCGGATCGCGCCATTGGGGGGTGAAGCCCGACATGAGCTGTACCGCCAAGGCGATCACCAACGGCTATTTCCCCTTTGGTGCCGTCATGATCTCGGACGCCATCGGTGAGGTGTTCGAGAACGACAAGACCGGCAAGGGCGCCATCGCGTCGGGCTATACCTACTCCGGCCACCCGGTGGGGGCGGCGGCGGCCATCGCCTGCCTGCACGAAACCGAACGGCTTCAGGTCAAGGACAACGCCGCCGCGCGTGGCACCCAGATGTTCGAGGGGCTGACACGGCTGGCCGAAAAGTACCCGCTGATCGGCGACGTGCGTGGCGGTCACGGGCTGATGTCGGCGATCGAGCTGACCTCCGACCCCGCGACCAAGGCGGGTGTGGACAAGAAGCTGCTCGCCACCCTGCACCGGACGACCTACGAAAACGGGACGATGGTGCGGATCTCGGGGTCGAACATCATTCTGTCGCCGCCCTTGGTGGTGACGGAAGATCACGTGACCACCATCCTGAACGCGCTGGACGCGGGTCTTTCCGCCGTGTCCTGA
- a CDS encoding histidine phosphatase family protein: MFKRLLLACLLFAGTAQANDWDALRQPGAMAIMRHALAPGVGDPGSFALDDCSTQRNLDDRGRAQAERIGAAFRDRGIGFDAVLTSQWCRTRETARLLDLGPVSDAPPLNSFFRDRASRDRQTEETLDIVAKADGPLMLVTHQVNISALAGRSTRSGEVLVFRLVDGAPRVTGSIMIDP; this comes from the coding sequence ATGTTCAAGAGATTATTACTGGCCTGTCTGCTGTTTGCCGGGACAGCGCAGGCGAACGACTGGGACGCGCTGCGCCAGCCCGGTGCGATGGCGATCATGCGGCACGCGCTGGCCCCCGGTGTGGGCGATCCCGGCAGCTTCGCGCTGGACGATTGCAGCACGCAGCGCAATCTGGATGACCGGGGCCGCGCGCAGGCCGAACGGATCGGCGCGGCCTTTCGCGACCGTGGCATCGGTTTTGACGCGGTGCTGACCAGCCAGTGGTGCCGCACCCGAGAGACCGCCCGCCTGCTCGACCTCGGCCCCGTCTCGGACGCACCGCCGCTCAATTCCTTCTTTCGCGACCGCGCCAGCCGCGACCGCCAGACCGAAGAGACACTGGACATCGTCGCAAAGGCCGACGGCCCGCTGATGCTGGTGACGCATCAGGTCAACATCTCGGCGCTTGCCGGGCGGTCCACCCGCTCTGGCGAAGTGCTGGTGTTTCGGCTGGTCGACGGCGCTCCCCGGGTGACAGGCAGCATCATGATCGACCCCTGA